GCCCGTCCAGAGCCTCTCGGTCTGACAGGTTTTATAGAGGTGAAAGGCCTTCATGGCGCTCGGCTCCGCCTCATCAAGAAGACCGTTGATCCGTTCAACCAGCATACGTGGGAAAGCATTCCATAGCTCTGTGATCATGCTTCCATTTTACCTCGACCCGCGACAAAACTCGAACTTTGGTATTTTGTCGAAGGAGTGGACGCTTTTCTCAGAGTGAGAAACGAGGCGCTCCCATTGAAATTTCAAAAGAAAAATCGATACAAAATCTGCCAATTGACCGGAGTGTTTCGCTGGGTAATTATTCTGCAAAACACTGAACTGGGAGGATTTAATATGAAAACATTGATCGCTATGATCGCTGTTCTTTTCGCTGCTGGCACTGCTAGCGCTTTGGAATCACACTACGGTACAATTTCTTACCAAGGTGGCAAATACAACTGTTCTTACACTAACAACGGTGGCGCTAAGAACTTCAAATGGGTTTACTTCGCTGTTGAAAGACGCGCTGGTAAAGACCGTGATGTGTCTGCTCAATACAAAGTAGACCAAGTTGTACAACCAGGTGAGACAATCACTGTTGCTTCTGACTTCGGCGGCAACTACGCTGGTTGGTACTGCAAGTTCCTCGCTCGCTAGTTTTTAACTCGCGCAGACGAAAACTATAAAGCCGGAGCAGGTCTCCGGCTTTTTTATTTCTGAGAGCTATTACGGAAAGCGTCCCATATCGAATTCTTTGCGGGCCTGAATCGAGCCAATAAATTCATCGCTAAAGCGAGCGACGTCATTCCATTTCGTGAACTCATAGTCTCTATGCGTGTCGGGTATGTCACCCGATCTCATCGCAAACCACTTCATCACGGACTTTAAGAGCCAATTGTAGCGCGTAAATCGAACCGCTCCAGCAAAGACCTTACGGCGTTTCGGATACCACCCTGTCTTCTTAAAGAAGTTCTCTGAAATCATCAAAAGATCACGTTGTGACCTTTCGTCTTTTCTTAGGACCTCCATACAGACCGAGAAAAAGGCCGAGGGTTTGCGGTTTAAGTTTTCTGAGTGATCGATCACCCACTGGCGCAGTTTGCGCGGATAGCTGCGCATATAGATCGGAGCACCGACAATCACGCCATCATAGTTAGAAAACGCCACCGCCCGCAGATGACGAGCATTCATCATCTCGACCGTATGACCTTGGGAGTTCATACGATCACAGAGGTACTTGGCAATTTTGTGGGTTTGACCGTACTTGGATTCGTAGACGATGAGAATTCGGACCGCCATAAAGCCTCCTCACGGATCTTCGAGGACCTCTTGATTATAATCCAAGAGGCCCCGCAGAAAACCGGTGTTTTAGCAAAGACGGCCGACAAATTAGTGTTTAACCGGAGCTTCAGAAACCTGACGATGGATAAAGTACATCATGATCAGTGCAACAATCGCGATCACCACCATCACATAGCCAAGTGTATCGAAATGCTCAAGCACACCGTCTTTTCCTTCAACGACGATAAGGCCCGCAACCACCGACGCAAGGCCGCCGGCGATCTGTTGCAACGAAGAACTCACGGACATGAAGGCCCCGCGATTTGCCGGATCGGGAATCGCCGACATCAGCGCTTGTGAAGGAATCATGCGCGAGAAGATTGACACAAACATGATCACGTTCACAATGATCACCGTCATGATCGGCGTGATGCCAAGATTTGTGTAGATCACCACCATGATCATGCTGAGAACGCTGCCAAAGACAAACGTATTAAACTTGCCAAAGGAATCACTCGCGCGTCCCACCAACGGACCGATAAAGATCGTCAAAATACCTGTCACGAGATAGATCATCGGCAGCTGATCCATATGGATGCCAAGATTTTTCACCGTAAAAGTACTACCGAAGGGCATCAGCATGTAGCCACCAATGGAAAGCATCGCCGTCACCATAAACGCAAAAAGATACTTCGGATAAGTCACCGTCGACACCAAGTGCTTCACGGCACTGCGATCTGATTGCAGCTTTAAATGCTCATCAATCGGTTTCATGTACATCACGATGGCGACACCGACAATTGCACTCACTGCCACGATCATTAAGAACGGTGCGTGCCAGCCCCACAGGTTTGAAAAATACAAACCCGCCGGAATTCCCAGAATCTGACTAGCGGCGAAGGCTGTTTGCATCAAGCCCATCACCCGACCACGCATCTCGAGCGGAAATAAATCCGTGACGATTGCAAAAGAGACCGAGCCAATCACCCCGCCAAAAAGCCCCGTGATCAATCGAGCCGCCACCAGGAACTCAAACGTCGGCGCAAGACCGCAGAAAAGAGTGCCTAAGATAAAGCCACCATAGAAAAATAACAGCAGCTTTTTTCTGTCATAGCGATCGGCGAAGCCCGCCGCCAGCAATCCTGAAATCCCCGCACTGAAGGCATAGACCGACACCACCACGCCGAATTGTGACGGCGTGATCTTCAGCGCAGGCATCAGCATCGCCCCAAGCGGAGAGATGATCATGAAGTCCAGAATAATAGTAAATTGAAGGAAGGCCAGAAGTGCGACAACGAACTTCTGGTATCCCGTAAACTTATTTGTCATTTGAGATCCCCTGCTATTTCATTTTCTTGAGAAGACGGTCCCAGGCGGCGGCATCCTTGGGCTCGACCCAATTATTGCCGACCAGTTTAAGATCCGCATCATCCACATCAATATTAAGACGGTTTACGTAGTGAATGTCACAGATAAAAAACTGTTTTTGATAGGGAAGCAGAAATCGTCCTTCGCGTTGATTGAGATCGCGAACGGCGTCTTCATACGACGAATACCAAACA
The sequence above is drawn from the Bdellovibrionales bacterium genome and encodes:
- a CDS encoding flavodoxin domain-containing protein — its product is MAVRILIVYESKYGQTHKIAKYLCDRMNSQGHTVEMMNARHLRAVAFSNYDGVIVGAPIYMRSYPRKLRQWVIDHSENLNRKPSAFFSVCMEVLRKDERSQRDLLMISENFFKKTGWYPKRRKVFAGAVRFTRYNWLLKSVMKWFAMRSGDIPDTHRDYEFTKWNDVARFSDEFIGSIQARKEFDMGRFP
- a CDS encoding MFS transporter, translating into MTNKFTGYQKFVVALLAFLQFTIILDFMIISPLGAMLMPALKITPSQFGVVVSVYAFSAGISGLLAAGFADRYDRKKLLLFFYGGFILGTLFCGLAPTFEFLVAARLITGLFGGVIGSVSFAIVTDLFPLEMRGRVMGLMQTAFAASQILGIPAGLYFSNLWGWHAPFLMIVAVSAIVGVAIVMYMKPIDEHLKLQSDRSAVKHLVSTVTYPKYLFAFMVTAMLSIGGYMLMPFGSTFTVKNLGIHMDQLPMIYLVTGILTIFIGPLVGRASDSFGKFNTFVFGSVLSMIMVVIYTNLGITPIMTVIIVNVIMFVSIFSRMIPSQALMSAIPDPANRGAFMSVSSSLQQIAGGLASVVAGLIVVEGKDGVLEHFDTLGYVMVVIAIVALIMMYFIHRQVSEAPVKH